Genomic DNA from Halobaculum sp. CBA1158:
AACTGCTCGAGGCCGAAGAGCAGGTCGAAGTGTAGCGGATCGATCCGTCCCCGTTCGAGCCGTCTCCGATCGCCGAGAGTCACCACTCGACCGCCCCGACGCACCCGCCTGAATCAGGGTCTGTAGCACCGAAGCCGACACCCTTCCGTAAAGTCGAAGCCGACGCCCCCACAGCGACCGGTATGGAGACCACCCGGCACTTCACGGCCACCGTCTATCTGGTTCACGACGGCGCGACGGCGCTGCACCCTCACCCTCGGCTCGGGATTCGAATCCCGCCCGGGGGACACGTCGACCGGGACGAACTCCCCCACGAGGCGGCGCTCCGAGAGGCCCGCGAGGAGACGGGGCTGGATCCGACGCTCGTCGACGACACGGAGCCGGTCGAGGCCCCCGCCGGCGAGACGCTTCCGACGCCGCGACACACGATGCTGTACGACATCAACGTCAACGACGACGGGGAGGTGGGCCACCAGCACATCGACTCGGTGTTCTTCGCCGCGGTCGGGTCACGCGAGATCGACCCCGCCGGCGACGACGAGGTCGGTCCCGATGCGTGGGCGTGGTACACGCCGGCGGAGCTTCGCGCGGGCGACGTGGACGCCGACACCGTCGCGATCGGCGTCGAGGCGATCGACGCGGTCGCCGAGGCGGGCGGGACCGACTGGGGCGGCGGGCGGTGACACGCGTCCGGAGGGTGCGCACCGCTTATGGTCCGTTCGGGTCGTAGAGAACGAACATCTTCGTTCATTACACTCTTGGTTATCAGAATTCGTGTTTTGAGGACCGCCCTTATGTGAGTCGTGTCTCTGGTACCCTCCCATGGCACCGACGGCGGACGGCCCCGTGAGCGTGGGACACGCGACGGAACGGGTGAGAGAGCGGTTCGAACGAATCGTTCGATACACTCCCGACGGGACGACGATCCCAGAGGAGCGATGGCGGGGGAGACACCGCCGGATCCTCATCTCCCTGGCCGCACACGTTCCGTTCCTGCTCGCGCTCGGACTGTTCTCCGGGACCGAGTCGCTCGTCACGGGGGCGACGATCCCGGAGCTTCCGACGTGGCGGGTCGGGGCACAGCTCGGGGTACTCGTCGCGATCACGGCGCTCGCGACGTGGTCGCGGTTCGGTCGACGGACGCGGACCGCGCTGGCGTCGCTGGGGCTGATGTACAGTTCCGGCGTGTTGGTCCAGTTCTCGGGCGGGTACATCGAGGCCCACTTCCACTTCTTCGTCGTCATGGCCGTGATCGCGGTGTACGAGGACTGGATGCCGCTGGCGCTCGGCCTCGTCTACGTCGCCGGCGGTCACGTGATCTTCAGCATGATCGACCCGTCGACGGTGTACAACCACCCGGCGGCGATCGCGAACCCGTGGGCCTGGGCCGGGGTACACGCGGCGTTCATCCTCGCGCTGTCGGCCGCGCTGATGACGAACTGGTACTCGATCGAGGAGTCGCGCGAGGAGTCGCGCGAGCGCCTCGAACGCGTCACCGAGCAGAAAGAACAGGTCCGGGACGCCGAGGAGGCGATGGCGGAGGCCGAGGCCCGCCGCGAGGAAGTGGAACAGTTGAACGCCCACCTGAAAACGAAGGCCGACGACTACAGCACGGCAATGTCGCGAGTGGCCGACGGCGATCTCACGGTCAGGCTGGACGACGACAGCGAGAGCGAGGCGATGGAGCGGATCGCCGTCGCGTGCAACGAGATGCTCGCCGAGATCGAATCGACCGTCGCGGACGTGAAGTCCGTCTCGCAGTCGGTGGCGACCGCCAGCGAGGAGACGAGCGAGGGCGTCGACGACGCCGAGCGGGCCAGCGAGTCCGTGAACGAGTCCGTCACGGAGATCGCCGCGCGCGCCGACGAGCAGCGCGAACTACTCGACGAGGTCGCCGGCGAGATGAGCGACCTCTCGGCGACCGTCGAGGAGATCGCCTCCTCGGCTCAGACGGTCGCGGACACCTCCGAGGAGACCGCCGAGGTCGCCGACGACGGCCGCGAGGCCGCCGGCGAGGCGATCGACGGGATGGAGGAGGTGGAGGCGACGATCGACTCGACCGTCGACAACGTCCGGTCGCTCGACGAGCAGATGGACGAGATCGGCGAGATCGTCGACCTCATCGGCGACATCGCCGAGCAGACCAACATGCTCGCGCTCAACGCGAACATCGAGGCCGCGCGCGCCGGCGGGTCGGGCGACGGCACCAGCGACGGCTTCGCCGTCGTCGCCGACGAGGTCAAGCAACTGGCCGAGGAGACCCGCGAGGCCGCCGCCGACATCGAGGAACTGATCGAGCGGACGCAGGCACGAACCGAGCGCACCGTCGAGGAGGTCAGGGCC
This window encodes:
- a CDS encoding methyl-accepting chemotaxis protein — its product is MAPTADGPVSVGHATERVRERFERIVRYTPDGTTIPEERWRGRHRRILISLAAHVPFLLALGLFSGTESLVTGATIPELPTWRVGAQLGVLVAITALATWSRFGRRTRTALASLGLMYSSGVLVQFSGGYIEAHFHFFVVMAVIAVYEDWMPLALGLVYVAGGHVIFSMIDPSTVYNHPAAIANPWAWAGVHAAFILALSAALMTNWYSIEESREESRERLERVTEQKEQVRDAEEAMAEAEARREEVEQLNAHLKTKADDYSTAMSRVADGDLTVRLDDDSESEAMERIAVACNEMLAEIESTVADVKSVSQSVATASEETSEGVDDAERASESVNESVTEIAARADEQRELLDEVAGEMSDLSATVEEIASSAQTVADTSEETAEVADDGREAAGEAIDGMEEVEATIDSTVDNVRSLDEQMDEIGEIVDLIGDIAEQTNMLALNANIEAARAGGSGDGTSDGFAVVADEVKQLAEETREAAADIEELIERTQARTERTVEEVRAAESEIHDGAEAVDEVADALASVADNAAETNQGIQEISRATDDQAASTEEAVAAIEPVADMSEETAADAEAVSETADEQVSTMSRVSAETDSLAAQAERLRRTVQAFEVSGVDGRDDPPANPGDAVALGDGGRPE
- a CDS encoding NUDIX domain-containing protein — encoded protein: METTRHFTATVYLVHDGATALHPHPRLGIRIPPGGHVDRDELPHEAALREAREETGLDPTLVDDTEPVEAPAGETLPTPRHTMLYDINVNDDGEVGHQHIDSVFFAAVGSREIDPAGDDEVGPDAWAWYTPAELRAGDVDADTVAIGVEAIDAVAEAGGTDWGGGR